The following is a genomic window from Anaerolineales bacterium.
GCCGTTTTCTGCGTTGGGGTATGGCCTGGCGTTGTTGGGCCTGGTCTTTGCCCTTAACCATTTTGTCAGCGCGCTCAATCTGGAACAACCCTGGCTGGCGCCGGCGCGCGAGGGACTGATCACGCTGGGCATCTTTTGGGCGCTGGCGCTGCTGGTACGCTGATGGCGCTGCGCCTCCCGCGCCGCCTTTGGCAGCAGATGCGCCGGCATGTGGCCGCCGTGTCTCCGCAGGAGGCCTGCGGCTTGCTGGCCGGACGTGACGGTCAGGCCCAGGCGGTTTATGCCGTGCGCAATGAGCTGGTCAGCCCCACACACTTCCGCATGGATGCGGCGGAACAGTGGGCGGCTTTCCAGGCGATGGAAGCAGAGGGTCTGGAACTGCTGGCCATCTATCACTCACATCCCAACGGACCCGCCGGGCCGTCCCAGCAAGACATTCTGAACGCCGGTTACCCGGGCGTGGCGCACTTGATCTGGAGCCCGGTTGGCGACGAGTGGGCTTGCCGGGCGTTTTTGTTGGACACAGGGGCCAAAATCGAATTAGAATTGCAGTTGCAAGACGAGTAACTTCCCTAAAGGCTTCGTGTTTCTAAAGTACACCTTTTGCCCACCCAGGAGGCATTTGTATGAATTTGCTGATTAGCATCGGCGTAGTTTTGTTTGGCTATTTACTTGGTTCCATCCCCTTTGGCTTTATTCTGGTCAAGCTGCGTACGGGTGAAGACATTCGCCAGGTGCAGAGCGGGCGAACCGGCGGAACCAACGCCATGCGGGCGGCAGGCAAGTGGGTCGGCATCCTGACCGGCGCGTTGGACATTCTCAAGAGTTACTTTGCCGTACGCCTGGCGGTTGCTGTGGCACCTGAAAACTTTTGGCTGCATGTGATCACGCCGCTGGCGGTCATCCTGGGACACAATTATTCGATCTTCCTGATGCGCCGTGAGGAAAGCGGTGTGAAATTTGGCGGCGGGGCCGGTGGGGCGACGGCCGGCGGCGGCGCCATGGGGTTGTGGTTCCCGGCCCTGTACATTATTTTGCCATTGGCTTTTGCCGTCTTCTACTTTGTAGGCTATGCCTCGATGACCACTTTGAGCATCAGCGTGTTGGCCACGATCATTTTTGCGGTACGTGCCTATCTGGGGGCCTCGCCTTGGGAATATGTGGCCTATGGCCTGGCTTCGCTGGCCCTGGTGGCCTGGGCTTTGCGGCCCAACATCAAGCGCCTGATGGAAGGCAATGAACGCCTGCACGGCTTCCGTGTGCGCCACCTCAAGAAGGCCGAGGGCAAAGCCGGTGGTAACTAGCCAACAAAAAAAGACCCGCGTAGCGGGTCTTTTTTGTTAGCGTGTCTCGTAGACCAGTTCAGAACCTTCGGGGTTCTTGCCGTACTCCTGGCGGAAGAGGGCGATCAGGTTGCTGCGGTGCAGCTGCTCTGCCAGGCCGGCGATGAGCACGCGGCTCTTGCCGCAATCCTCGATCTGGACGGTCTCCAGCAGGTCGAGAGGATAGCGGCGGCGGGCGGCTTTGCGAACCACCTTGCGGATTTCGGTCAGGTAATTGATGTTGGACTTGACCGCGCCCTCGATCTCACCCCGCAGCACAATCTCGCCGTGGCCGGGTACCAGATTCTCCAGGCTCATTTTAGGGATCTTCTTCTGCGAGGCAATCGTGTCGTCGATGTCGCCGTCCATCAGGGTCGGCACGGCCATAAAGGTATCGCCGCTGAACAGGATGCGGTCCTCTTCGACCAATACTGCGATGGAGTCGGCGCTGTGGCCGGGCAGGGGGAAGATGTTGAGGGCTTTCTTGCCCACTTGCAAGGTCATCTCTCCTGTTTCGAGGCTGAAGTGCGGCAGCACGATCTCCACCTCCCGCAGGCTGCTGTTCTCGCGCTTTTCGGCTTCCAGCGAAGGAATGCCGCGGGTCTTGAGCATGTCGTAGCAGCGCTGGTGGGCGATGATCTGCGCTTCGGGGAAGAAACAATTGCCCCAGCTGTGATCCGCATGGTAATGGGTGTTGATCACATAACGGACGGGGACGCGCAGCTCTCGGTCGATGAAACGCCGCAGCTGCAAAGTCTCTTCGGGCAGCGCCAGGGTGTCGATCACCACGGCCATGTCTGGGCCGGCAACCACGCCGGCGGTGACTTGCGCATAGAGGCTGCTTTGAAAGAAATAGACGTTTTCGGCAATGCGTTCGTGTTGCATAGAGCGTGAAGAATAGCACACAGGTTTGCCAGAAGTCAAGAAATGTGAAACATTGCACAATGTCAGTTGATTTTTGGCACTCTGCCAGCGTGAATTTGACAAGCGCGGCCTGCGGCACTATAATCAGCCGCACAATTGCATATTTGCTTCAGGAGTAGTACGCGGGCTGGTGCTCACAGAGAAGGAACGGCCATAGACTGAGAGCCTCCGGAGATCGCCGAACGCCGAAGTCGCCTGAATTGCACACCGCAGAACAGCCGCAGGCTTAGTAGACCGGTGCGGGCCAGCCCGTTACAGCGTTTGAGCGCAGCCAATGGCTGAAGCGAGGTGGTACCGCGGAACACCCTTCCGTCCTCAGTGGAGAAGGGTGTTTTTGTTTAACTGGAGGCCGTGTGAGCAGCGATTCTTTACCCAAAACCTATGACTTCAAATCCACCGAGCAGCGCATTTATGCCTGGTGGGAAGAGCAAGGCTTTTTTCAGCCCGCCAATGACCCGGGTAAGGACGGCTTTGATCCGGCCCAAAAGCCTTTTGTGATCTCCATCCCGCCGCCCAATGTGACCGGCGAGCTGCACCTGGGCCATGCCATGTTCGTGGCCATGGAAGATCTGATGATCCGCCACCAGCGCATGCGCGGCGTGCCGGCCCTGTGGGTGCCGGGCAGCGACCATGCCGGCATCGCCACGCAGCTCAAGGTGGAAGAAGACCTGCTGCGCACCGAAGAGGTGACGCGGGAGGAGCTGGGCCGTGAAGAATTCCTGAAGCGCACCTGGGCCTGGAAAGAGAAATACCACGCCATCATCTCGCAGCAGATCCGCCGCCTGGGCGCCTCCTGCGATTGGTCGCGCGAGCGTTTTACCCTGGACGAAGGTTTGTCCACCGCAGTGCGCGAGGCCTTTGTGCGCCTGTATGAAAAAGGCCTGATCTATCGCGGCCCGCGCCTGATCAATTGGTCGCCGGGGCTGCGCACGGCGGTGTCCGACCTGGAAGTGGAATACAGCGAAGAAGAAGGTACGCTGTACTTCTTCAAGTACCGCATTCAGGGCAGCAACGAATTCATCCCGGTGGCCACCACCCGGCCGGAAACCCTATTGGCTGACACGGCTGTGGCGGTGCACCCGGAGGACGAGCGCTACAAGCATCTGGTGGGGGCCACGGCGCTGGTGCCGATGCTGGACCGTGAGATCCCGGTGATCGCCGACGACTACGTTGACCGCCAGTTCGGCACTGGCGCGCTGAAGATCACCCCCGGCCACGACGCCAACGACTACGAAGTCGGCGCCCGCCATAACCTGCCCGTGCTCTCGGTGTTGGATGAGGCCGCCAAAGTGACTGAGACCGGCGGCAACTATGCCGGGCTGGATCGCTTTGCGGCGCGCAAGCAGATCTGGGCGGATATGCAAGCTGCCGGCTTGACGATCAAGACCGAGAAGCACATGCAGCGCGTGCCGCGCTCGCAGCGCGGCGGAGAGATCATCGAGCCGATGATCTCCACGCAGTGGTTTGTAAAGATTCAACCGCTGGCAGCGCCAGCACTAGCCGCAGTGGAGGACGGTCGCATCCAGATCGTGCCGGAGCACTTCACCAAGGTTTATCGCAACTGGATGAGCAACATCCAGGACTGGTGCATCAGCCGCCAGTTGTGGTGGGGCCACCGCATCCCGGTTTGGTATGGCCCGGACGGCAGCATGTTCTGCGCCCGCAGCGAAGAAGATGCCCTGGCGCAGGCCCGCGCCCAGTTCGGCGAGGACGTGGCTCTGGAGCAAGACCCAGATGTGCTGGACACTTGGTTCTCTTCCGGGCTGTGGCCTTTCTCCACCCTGGGCTGGCCCGAAGAGACGTCGGACTTCAAATATTTCTATCCCACCTCGACACTGGAGACCGGTTACGACATCCTCTTCTTCTGGGTGGCGCGCATGATCATGATGGGGCTGGAATTCACCGGTGAAGTGCCCTTCGATACCGTGTACTTGCACGGCCTGGTACGCGACGAGCAGGGCCGCAAGATGAGCAAGACCCTGGGCAATGTGGTCGATCCGTTGGAAGTGATGGATGAGTATGGCACGGACGCACTGCGTTTCACGCTGCTGGTGGGCTCCACGCCGGGGCAGGATGTCAACCTGAGCCTGGACAAAGTCGGCGCCAACCGCAACTTCATCAATAAGTTGTGGAACGCTACTCGCTTTGCGCTGGGCATCATTCCGAACGCCCCAACCGAGCCGCAAGGCTCGCCGGATTGGACGCTGGCGGATGGCTGGATCTGGGCGCGCTGCAAACAGATCGTTGAGAACTTTGAGCGCTTGTTTGCTACGCATCAATACGGTGAAGCCGGCCGCCAGCTGTATGAATTCTTCTGGAACGACTTTGCTGATTGGTACATCGAGATCGCCAAGCGGCAGATCGAGAAGGGCGGCGACCGGGCCTTTTACACCGCCGACCTGCTGACCCGTATTCTGGATATTTGCCTGCGCCTGCTGCACCCTTATATCCCCTTCGTCAGCGAGGAACTGTGGAGCCACTTGAAGGCTGCGGCCCAAGGACATTCGCAGCGGCTGCAGCCCGAATTCGGCGAGTGGAGCGAAGGGCTGGCCGTGGCCGCCTGGCCCACGCCGCTGCCGAGCATAGGCTGGGAGGATGAGGCACTGCGTGACTTCGAGGTCTTCCAGAATGTGGTGCGCGCCATCCGCAACCAGCGGGCTGAGAAGCAGATCAAGCCGGCGGTGAAGATCGCCGCGCATTTCGTCTCGCAAGATGCCGAGAGCCGCGGCACACTCGAAGCGCTGTCCGCCGAGCTGGCGCAGCTGGCCGGGCTGGACCCGACGCAGCTGCGGATCGGCGAGGCGCCCAGCGCCGAACTGGGCGAGGCGGCTGCACTGGTAGTGGGACCGGTGCAGATCTACCTGCCGTTGGCTGGGCTGCTGGACCCGGCCGAAGAGCGCGCCCGCCTGGCGCGCGAACTGGCCGTGACCCGTGAGCAGATCGGTCGCCTGGAAGGGCTGCTGGGCAGCGATTTCGCCAACAAGGCCCCTGCCGCTGTGGTGGATAAGGAGCGTGCCAAGCTGGCAGATTACCAAACTTCCGCAGCCAGCCTTGAAGAGCAGCTCAAGAAGCTGAGTTAGGAGCCGGGATGGCTGTAATGGAACTGCGTGTGGCGATCACTGTGGACGATTGGGAAAAGGCAGTCGCTTTCTATCGCGATGGCCTGGGCTTGGATCCGGGTGAGCTATGGACCGAGCATGGCCGGGGCGCGTTGCTGCATGGGGGCAAAGCCACCTTTGAGGTCTTCGATGAGCAGCATGCCAGCGCGGTTGACGAGTTGGAGGTAGGCCAACGGGTCAGCGGATCAGTGCGCTTCGCTTTCCGGGTACTCGATGTGCATGCTGCCCTGCAGAGAGCACTTGAA
Proteins encoded in this region:
- a CDS encoding VOC family protein, which translates into the protein MAVMELRVAITVDDWEKAVAFYRDGLGLDPGELWTEHGRGALLHGGKATFEVFDEQHASAVDELEVGQRVSGSVRFAFRVLDVHAALQRALEYGAILVHEPVLTPWNDLNARVQAPGGMQITLFQVMAVS
- a CDS encoding M67 family metallopeptidase gives rise to the protein MALRLPRRLWQQMRRHVAAVSPQEACGLLAGRDGQAQAVYAVRNELVSPTHFRMDAAEQWAAFQAMEAEGLELLAIYHSHPNGPAGPSQQDILNAGYPGVAHLIWSPVGDEWACRAFLLDTGAKIELELQLQDE
- a CDS encoding valine--tRNA ligase; amino-acid sequence: MSSDSLPKTYDFKSTEQRIYAWWEEQGFFQPANDPGKDGFDPAQKPFVISIPPPNVTGELHLGHAMFVAMEDLMIRHQRMRGVPALWVPGSDHAGIATQLKVEEDLLRTEEVTREELGREEFLKRTWAWKEKYHAIISQQIRRLGASCDWSRERFTLDEGLSTAVREAFVRLYEKGLIYRGPRLINWSPGLRTAVSDLEVEYSEEEGTLYFFKYRIQGSNEFIPVATTRPETLLADTAVAVHPEDERYKHLVGATALVPMLDREIPVIADDYVDRQFGTGALKITPGHDANDYEVGARHNLPVLSVLDEAAKVTETGGNYAGLDRFAARKQIWADMQAAGLTIKTEKHMQRVPRSQRGGEIIEPMISTQWFVKIQPLAAPALAAVEDGRIQIVPEHFTKVYRNWMSNIQDWCISRQLWWGHRIPVWYGPDGSMFCARSEEDALAQARAQFGEDVALEQDPDVLDTWFSSGLWPFSTLGWPEETSDFKYFYPTSTLETGYDILFFWVARMIMMGLEFTGEVPFDTVYLHGLVRDEQGRKMSKTLGNVVDPLEVMDEYGTDALRFTLLVGSTPGQDVNLSLDKVGANRNFINKLWNATRFALGIIPNAPTEPQGSPDWTLADGWIWARCKQIVENFERLFATHQYGEAGRQLYEFFWNDFADWYIEIAKRQIEKGGDRAFYTADLLTRILDICLRLLHPYIPFVSEELWSHLKAAAQGHSQRLQPEFGEWSEGLAVAAWPTPLPSIGWEDEALRDFEVFQNVVRAIRNQRAEKQIKPAVKIAAHFVSQDAESRGTLEALSAELAQLAGLDPTQLRIGEAPSAELGEAAALVVGPVQIYLPLAGLLDPAEERARLARELAVTREQIGRLEGLLGSDFANKAPAAVVDKERAKLADYQTSAASLEEQLKKLS
- a CDS encoding glycerol-3-phosphate acyltransferase; its protein translation is MNLLISIGVVLFGYLLGSIPFGFILVKLRTGEDIRQVQSGRTGGTNAMRAAGKWVGILTGALDILKSYFAVRLAVAVAPENFWLHVITPLAVILGHNYSIFLMRREESGVKFGGGAGGATAGGGAMGLWFPALYIILPLAFAVFYFVGYASMTTLSISVLATIIFAVRAYLGASPWEYVAYGLASLALVAWALRPNIKRLMEGNERLHGFRVRHLKKAEGKAGGN
- a CDS encoding MBL fold metallo-hydrolase; this encodes MQHERIAENVYFFQSSLYAQVTAGVVAGPDMAVVIDTLALPEETLQLRRFIDRELRVPVRYVINTHYHADHSWGNCFFPEAQIIAHQRCYDMLKTRGIPSLEAEKRENSSLREVEIVLPHFSLETGEMTLQVGKKALNIFPLPGHSADSIAVLVEEDRILFSGDTFMAVPTLMDGDIDDTIASQKKIPKMSLENLVPGHGEIVLRGEIEGAVKSNINYLTEIRKVVRKAARRRYPLDLLETVQIEDCGKSRVLIAGLAEQLHRSNLIALFRQEYGKNPEGSELVYETR